From a single Miscanthus floridulus cultivar M001 chromosome 8, ASM1932011v1, whole genome shotgun sequence genomic region:
- the LOC136472085 gene encoding LOW QUALITY PROTEIN: sugar transport protein MST5-like (The sequence of the model RefSeq protein was modified relative to this genomic sequence to represent the inferred CDS: deleted 1 base in 1 codon), whose product MAGGVVVNAAGGKTYPGRMTAFVFFTCLVASSGGLIFGYDIGISGGVTSMDSFLKEFFPSVYAKAEANKDTNQYCKFDSQLLTLFTSSLYLAALATSFVAASVTRVFGRKWSMFCGGLTFMAGSALNGAATDVLMLIMGRILLGVGVGFANQSVPLYLSEMAPAKLRGMLNIGFQLMTTIGILAANLINFWTVSIPGGWGWRIGLGLAGVPALIITLGALVLPDTPNSLIARGYNDDAKKVLVKIRGTDDVHDEYDDMVAASEEASAIEHPWRNILERRYRPQLTVAALIPFFQQLTGINVIMFYAPVLFLTIGFGDDASLMAAVITGLVNMFATVVSIVCVDRLGRRALFLQGGTQMFISQIVVGTLIALQFGTAGVGEMSRSNAWLLVLFICLYVAGFAWSWGPLGWLVPSEVFALEVRSAGQSIAVCVNMTLTFIIGQSFLTMLCTMKFGLFYFFAGWMFVMTTFIALFLPETKGVPIEEMNLVWSQHWFWGKYVTADTQHGGGSRRSNGV is encoded by the exons ATGGCAGGCGGCGTGGTAGTGAACGCGGCCGGGGGCAAGACGTACCCCGGCCGCATGACGGCGTTCGTCTTCTTCACCTGCCTCGTGGCGTCCTCGGGCGGGCTCATCTTCGGGTACGACATCGGCATCTCCGGCGGGGTCACCTCCATGGACTCGTTCCTCAAGGAGTTCTTCCCCTCCGTGTACGCCAAGGCGGAGGCGAACAAGGACACCAACCAGTACTGCAAGTTCGACAGCCAGCTGCTGACGCTCTTCACGTCGTCGCTGTACCTGGCGGCGCTGGCCACGTCGTTCGTGGCGGCGTCGGTGACGCGGGTGTTCGGCCGCAAGTGGTCCATGTTCTGCGGCGGGCTCACCTTCATGGCGGGGTCCGCGCTGAACGGCGCCGCCACCGACGTGCTGATGCTCATCATGGGCCGCATCCTGCTGGGCGTCGGCGTCGGCTTCGCCAACCAGTCGGTGCCGCTGTACCTGTCGGAGATGGCGCCGGCCAAGCTCCGCGGCATGCTCAACATCGGGTTCCAGCTGATGACCACCATCGGCATCCTGGCGGCGAACCTGATCAACTTCTGGACGGTGAGCATCCCGGGCGGGTGGGGGTGGCGCATCGGGCTCGGGCTGGCCGGCGTGCCGGCGCTCATCATCACG CTGGGCGCGCTGGTGCTCCCCGACACGCCCAACTCCCTCATCGCTCGCGGGTACAACGACGACGCCAAGAAGGTGCTGGTGAAGATCCGCGGCACCGACGACGTGCACGACGAGTACGACGACATGGTGGCGGCGAGCGAGGAGGCGAGCGCCATCGAGCACCCGTGGCGCAACATCCTGGAGCGCCGGTACCGCCCGCAGCTCACCGTGGCGGCGCTGATCCCGTTCTTCCAGCAGCTGACGGGGATCAACGTGATCATGTTCTACGCGCCGGTGCTGTTCCTGACCATCGGCTTCGGCGACGACGCGTCGCTGATGGCGGCCGTCATCACGGGGCTGGTGAACATGTTCGCCACCGTGGTGTCCATCGTGTGCGTGGACCGCCTGGGCCGGCGGGCGCTGTTCCTCCAGGGCGGCACGCAGATGTTCATCTCGCAGATCGTGGTGGGCACGCTGATCGCGCTGCAGTTCGGCACCGCCGGCGTGGGCGAGATGTCCCGCTCCAACGCCTGGCTGCTGGTGCTCTTCATCTGCCTCTACGTCGCCGGCTTCGCCTGGTCCTGGGGCCCCCTCGGGTGGCTTGTCCCGTCGGAGGTGTTCGCGCTGGAGGTCCGGTCGGCGGGGCAGAGCATCGCCGTGTGCGTCAACATGACGCTCACCTTCATCATCGGCCAGTCCTTCCTCACCATGCTGTGCACGATGAAGTTCGGCCTCTTCTACTTCTTCGCCGGGTGGATGTTCGTCATGACCACCTTCATCGCGCTCTTCCTGCCGGAGACCAAGGGGGTGCCCATCGAGGAGATGAACCTCGTCTGGAGCCAGCACTGGTTCTGGGGCAAGTACGTCACCGCCGACAcgcaacacggcggcggcagccgcAGATCCAACGGCGTCTGA